The sequence GCCCCTTCAAACAGCTCCGGCTCTGTGAAACACGCATATCCCATATTGGCAATATGGGCGGAACGGGGACCCACATCAACGATGGCACCCTTTTTTGCACGGATCATACTTCCGCCGGCAACACCCAGCACCCGGACATCCAAGCTGTTTACATAGGTTCTGTGTCCTCCGATAATGGAATAATCCACTGCCGGACGGCCGTTTTTGATCACCCCGATGTTGGTAGAGGTTCCGCCAACCTCAAAATAAATACCGTTGGAAGCCCGCAGATACATAAGTGCCCCGATCACGCTGGCTGCAGGTCCTGAGAGCATGGTAAGGATAGGACGCTTTTTCATTTCATTGATTTCCATGACTCCGCCGTCACCGCGCATGATCATAAGGGGAACCGTTACCTTTGCGGCACGTACACTTCGCTCTGTGGAATTGGCAGTGTCCAGCATTTTCGGCAGAATCGATGCATTGAGGCAGGCGGTGCGGGTACGGGTTGTCAGTCCATAGAGCTTTGTAATATCAGAAGCCACGGTACAGGGGATTCCCTGGCCTTCCGCAATCTCTGCAACCATGCGCTCTTCTTTCATATTATCCACGCCAAATGCCTTGCTGGCTACGATCACCTTATCTCCCTGATCTGCCATCTTATTGATCACAGAAGATACGTTATCCGGTGTCATATCCTTGGTTTTCATAAAACTATGGTCAATATTGATCCACTTTCCGGTGCCTAAATCAATATCCTTGATTTTTGTCTGGCGTTTTGTAAAGAATGCCTCCAGACCGCCGCCGCTCATTCCGATCACTCCGACTTTGGCCACATCTCCTTCTAACAAAGCATTGGTCGCCTGAGTGGTGCTGTGAGCAATAAAAATTACCTCTTCCGGTTTAATATCATTCTCAGAAAGACATTTTTTAAATGCTTCCACAACACCTGTTGCCACTCCGTTTTCGTCGTGGTGGGTTGTCATTACCGACCCTTTACCTACAATTTCGTTTGTGCTGTTGTCTATCGCTACGGCCTTTGTATGGGTTCCGCCCACATCAATGCCAATTCTTATTGCTCTGTTGCTCATTCGTTGTCCTCCATCTAAAACGGACAAGGGCATACAGACCTTACGTATGCCCTTGTCTGTGAAACTTTTTCATCTACCAAAACAAAGAATTAAACCATTCTTCCTATCGTAAAGTAAATAAGAATTTCAATGGCAATAAGGCTTGCCCAGGCCCACGGCAGGTTGGTCTTTATGTACTGTTTCGGTTCTACCTTTGCATAGCTTAAGCCCCACATGGTCCAGGACTGAGTAGGACACGCACTTGCTACGATAGCAACCGGAGGGATTAAGAAAATAGCATACAGGAAATGGGGATTAAATGCTCCCGTTGCATTTAAAATGGAATACAGGGCAATACCGGAACCCCAGATCATTAACGGTCCGCGGAACAGTGCCAGAGGCGCCAGGATACAGAATGCAGCCAGAACTACAATCTCGGATTTTGGAACAACATCCCCAAGCAAAGTCTGGAGATAAGGAACAACCTTGGTAGCAGCTCCCTGGAAAATATTTACGCTGTAAAGCATACCGATCAGAAGTCCGCTGTCTGCAACGCCATCATATAGCGTCTTCTGGGTCTTATCCACTGCAGTTTTGTAAGTTCTTAAATTCCGTGTAAATAAAAGACCTACAAAGCTTCCTAACAGGAAGGCGGGAACTGGCTGCCATTTAAAAATACCTACCATTGCAATGGGTACAAAGGGTACGATAAAGCAGTACCAGCCAAGAGGTTTTTCCTCGTAGCTATCCTGGACACCGGCCTCCCAGGCCCGTCTTCTTCCCCTTTTACTGCTTTTAAAATGATGGTACACGACAAATGCAATCATAATGACCATGTGAATGGCAGTTGCCATCAGGGCAAAACGAATGTAGTTGTCATTATAGGAAGCCACTTCTTCACCGAATACCTTCTCAAACTGGCTTACATAAGCAATATTTAAGTACATTCCGCCTGCAACAGACAGCATATAGGCGCCTAAAGCCGCTCTTTTTTCCACTCCCATGGAAAACAGAATGGGAAGTACGATCATACCGATAGCCATAACGGAACCTACACCAAAAACGCTGGTAAAAAGCAGATTACAGGTAATGCATAGTAATAATGTAGTTACCAGGGGCCTGTCACCCGCAAATTCTACAGTCTTTTTAATGATATAGCCGGCAATTCCCGTATCGACCAGAATGCGTCCAAACCATGCACCAAAGATAATGATTGCTATGGTCTTTCCATAATCATCTAACGGCTTTTGGAATACATCGCTTACCACCTCATTGATCGGCACACGTCCAATTATACACCACAAAACGGCTGTAGCGATAAATCCGATCAGAAGATTTCCGCCTTTCATGCAGTACACTACCAGCCCCACAAAGACCAGCAGCAGCAATATGCCAGTAATAATGTCAAGCATCGTTTCTCTCTCCTTTTTAATTGTAATTTTTTGCAGCTTCATACCTGTTTCCGGATTTGTTTCTTCGCGTCGCAACTAAAATTTCATCTGATATATCAGTTTCAAGATATAATATATCACATAAAAATTAGAGATACTATATGCATTATTAATAAAAAATTTATATTTTTTTATTAATAATACACATTTAAAGAGCAGTCAGCAAACAAAAAGAAAAGAGCCGGCAGGATAGACAGCACAAAGCCCGATGGAACTTAATCCAATCGGGCCTTGTACGTATTTATGACACTCCTCTGTACTGATACTGGTGGGATATAATCTCGTATGATTTTTGATTTTCCATGCATCTCATCTACTTTTCATCCATATCGGAAAAGCGCTGCTTTACATAGTCAAGGCTTTCCACATAGGCCTTATCCCCTTCCAGGTGTTCGATAATCATGGGCATATCCGGATCAGCCGCCTGCGCAAGGCAAGCGTACTTTTCCAGGTTTAACCCGCCATGTCCGCAGGCTGTTTCACTAAATTGCAGAGTGAATTCCTGTTTCAGAGCCACATCCTTTAAGTGACAGCTTTTAATATAAGGCCCCAGCTTCACAAAGCACTCTTCCATAAAATCCTCATTGTTAAAATACCGTTCCAATGTGGTGATCCAGTTAAATACATCCATATGCACGGCAAAATGCTCCCTGTCCACAACTTTGATCAGGCGGAGGTATTCATCCGGGCCCATCGGAACCATCCAGGGCATAGGCTCAATGGTGTAATAGGTATGCTCCGGCTTCACCTCGTCTATGATTTCCTGAATGCTTTTCACCACAAGGTCCCAGGTTTCTTCCGTCAAATTTTCCTTATAAGGCCCGTCCCAGCGTTCCCCTCTGGAGCCGGATACATTGACGCAGCACCTGGCGCCAATCCGGTCCGCCAGCCTAAGCTGTTCCTTACACCGGATAAGAGCTGCTTCTCTTACATCCTTATCCGGAGAAATGGGATTGCACCAGGCACCCACTTCCGCAATTACGAGGCCGCTCTCTCTTGCAGCTTCCACATATTCTTGTATCAGCGCTTCCCCGCGGCTGTAATCCACCGGAAAGTTTACACAGCCGCAGCCCAGTTCTTTTAGCTTCCGGGCCCATTCCCCAGGGTTTTTATGTTCAAGAGAGCTGGAAAGTCCCAATTTCATATGCGTTTTCCTCCCGTTACTTATCGCTCTCCAAAAGTTCCACAATACATTTTAAATCTTTATAAGCATTCATATAGGTATATCTTCCGCTGGCGTCCCCGTATTCTCCTTTTTGTTCCAAAGTCATGCCAAAATCCTCGCAGCGTTTTACCGCTTCCTGCATTTTCATTCCCTTGATATGAAAGGCTACGTGGTGGATTCCCTCCCCCATTTCATTTAACGCATTTCTCCATGTAGAGGGCGCTTCATTGGGCTGGATCAGTTCAAGCTGCAAGCCTGGACCTACGTCAAAAAATGCTAAGAGACTATTGGCCTCCGGCGCAGGCTGGCCCATAAATTCCGTCTGTGTAATCTCATATTCTCCGCACAGGGTAGCTTCCGGTTCCTCCACTCCTAAAAACTGAGCCCATTTCTTTTTAGCTTCGTTAATGTCCTTTACTATAAAACCTACCTGGCAAACCAGTTCTGTTCCTACAACTCCGTTCATGATTACTTCCTCTTTTCCGCCTATTTTCTATGGGCAAGACTCACTCCGCGTTTACAGGGTGTAAGTGCATGCCCGCATGGCGTACCTTTCTTTTTTCTTTTTTCTTTAATATTAATTTGCCCCCATAGTAAGAGGCAGCGGCCTTTCACAGGACGTTTTCATCTCATAAATCTTCTTCGTTTCCGCCGACTCCATCATCCCCGTAATAGCCTCAACCACATGACAGGCCATTTCTACGTTTCCCCTGGGGCTGCGGCCTTCCACTACCGCACATGCCAAATCAAATACCCCGCTGCCCCTGGAATAATCTCCGATATGGGGATACAGCTCCGGAACCTCCACGCTGACTCCCTTCTTTTCCCTGGTATGAATGCTGTCGTCGTACAGCGGGTCAAGGGTTCGCTCCTTCCGGTATATCCTGGGTTTCCCTCCGGACATATTAGGGTCCGGAACCTCTAAGGTACCTTCCGTCCCGTAAATCTCCATGTTAGGAAGGTTGGAATGCCAGATGTCAAAGCTTAAGTTCAGGCTTACAATCACCCCTGACGAAAGTCTCGCAATTCCCGAATAGTGAGTAGGCGTTTCTACGGAAAGCTGCCCCCCTGCATGTGAGCCTGCGTAAATAGTTCTTTCTGAAAAGCCTGTGGCACCAAAGGCGCTGATAGATTCTATGGGTCCCAAAAGGGCGGCAAGAGCGGTAAAGTAATAGGGCCCCATATCATAGAGAGGTCCTGCTCCCTTTCTGTAAAAATTCTCCGGCGCAGGGTGCCAGGTTTCCACCCCTATGGAAGTCATGTTAGCAGTTGCATAAAGCGGTGTTCCAATCCACCCGTCGTCCAAAAGCTTTCTGCAGGTCTGTAAGGAAGAACCTAAAAAAGTATCGGGTGCACTGCCGATTAAGAGGTTTTTCTCTTTGGCAAGGGCCATGACCTCTTTTGCTTCTTCCACCGTAAGGGCAAAGGGTTTTTCGCAATATACGTGCTTGCCCGCCTCCAGGATCTTCCTGTTTAACTCACCATGTAATCCGGGCGGCGTCAGATTGACGATTAACTCCACTTCTTCCATAGCCAGCAATTCTTCCGGTGAACAGCCTGAATCTATCCCATATTTTTCTGCGTGAGCCTTTGCAAGTCCGACGTTTACGTCTGCACAGGCCGCCAGGTGAAGGCTTGTATAAAACCGTTTCATATCCCGGATGTAGGTGTTGCTGATCACACCGCAGCCCAGGATCCCCACATTTACATTTCTCATATAGCTTAGGCTATCCTCCTTTTCCTATGGAGCCTAATAAGGCATCGGCTCCCCTTTGTAATTGATAAACGGAACATCCATATCCGGAACCATCGTTTTCTTTTCCAAAATGTCTAAAATGCTTACCGCTGGCAGAGAGGGCGGGATCTGGGCATTTTCCTTTCCCATCACCGTATTCATACGGCCTGGATGAACCATATATATCCGTATGTGCTTGTCTGCCTTTTCCTCTGCTAAGTAATTACGGATTTTCTGGGTATACATGTTTAACGCGTGCTTGGAAACGGAATAGGCCAGATAGTTGTAGCCATGGGGGCTTAAATGCCCTGCTTCCGAGCTGATGTTCATAATACAGGCATCCCCGGAAGCGTAAATCAGGCCGATCAAGTATTTGAGCACAAGGGCCTGGCCTGTTACGTTCACCTCCAGGGTTTCCCGAAACCTTCCTATGTCCAAATCCTCTATGGCGTCCCCCGGCATCTTCATTTTCTCAAACAGCACTCCGGCATTGTTTACCAGAAAATCAATGTATCCGTATTGTAGCCTGACCGCCTGTGCCGCCCTTTTGATCTCCTCCTCGTCCGTAACATCCATGGAAAGGACGAAAAGCCTGTCTCCGTACTGCTCTTTTAAGCGGAGCAAATTCCCGCTGCCGTCTCCCTTAAGGCCCTTGCGGCAGGCGGCAATCATGGTATGCCCACGTAAAAGTCCTTCCTTCACCAGCTCATAGCCAAGTCCCCGGCTGGCCCCTGTGATAAATCCAATCATAGCAACCTCCTAATAGTCAGATTCTCCGAAGCGGAACACCTTAAAAAGCACCAGAATAATCCCAAGGGCGATCAGCAGCAGAATCCAGGCCATGGCCGAGGCGTAGCCCATCTTAAAATAGGAAAATGCATTCTGATATAAGTACAGGGAGTAAAACATCGTCGAGTTGTCCGGCCCTCCATTGGTCATGATGTAAGGTTCCGCAAACCACTGGAATACGTTAATTATCAGCGTCACCACATTATAAAGGATGGTGGAGCGCAAAAGCGGTATGGTGACAAATAATGTCTGGCTGAAAAATCCGGCACCGTCTAAGGAGGCTGATTCATAAAGGCTTACAGGAATGTCCTGAAGACCGGCTAAGTAAATGATAATTGCATTTCCGCAGGTCCATATCATCATGATAATCAGTGCAGGCTTGGACCAGAAAATACTGGAGAGCCAGCCCGGCCCACGGATTCCGATATAGCCTAAGAGCCGGTTGATAATTCCCGTTTCCGGCTGCATAACCCAGATCCACAGCAGGGAAGCTACAACGGTCGGTACCAGGGTAGGAATAAAAAACACCACCCGGAAGGGGCCCGTAACTTTTAATTCTTTATGATTCATTATTATGGAAATTCCTACCGCAGTAATGGTGGTAATGGGAACTCCAAACAGCACCATATAAAAAGTATTGCTTAAGGCCTTTAAAAATGTATTGTCCTGAAACATGGTCTTGTAGTTGTTAAGCCCGATAAAAACCGGAGCTTTTATTACCTGGTACTCACACAGGGAATAATATAAGGAGGAACAAATGGGAAATAAGGTAAAAGCCAAAAATCCCACCAGCCACGGAGAAATAAACAGCAGTCCGTAAATCAGTTCTCTTTTTCTAATTGTCATCTTTTTCACATTCACCCCTCCTTACCCTTTGATTCCGGACATTGCGATGCCCTGGATAAAGTACTTCTGCATGACGAAAAACAAAATAAGCACAGGCAGAACCATAACGGTACCCAAAGCTAACAGCACACTCCAGTTGGGGTCTAAATTAGACTTCAACATGGACGCAGCTAAGGACAGTGTATAGAGCTGGTCCCTTCCCAAGAATACCAGCGGACCTAAAAAATCATTCCAGGACCGGATAAACGCAAAAATCGCAACAGTCGTCAGAACCGGCTTTGCAACCGGAATTACCAGCCTCCAGAAAATTGTAAGCTCTCCTGCTCCGTCAATGCGGGCAGCTTCGGAAATATCCTGGGGAATTCCGGTAAAAAACTGGCGCAGCAGGAAGATGAAAAAAGGATTTCCGAAAAAGCAGGTGACGGTTAGAGGCAGAAAGGTTCCAACCCACCTCATTTTGGTAAACATGAGAAACAAGGGAACCAGCGTAACCTGTGAAGGCAGGATCATCGTTACCAGCACCAGGATAAACACCTTGTCCCTGCCGGGCCAGCGCAGCCTGGAAAAGCCGTAGGCTGTTAAAGAGCAGGAAATCAGTGACCCGACAATATTAAAGAACACGATAACCATTGTATTTTTGAAATACAAAAGAAATGGAATGGATCGGAACATGTTTATAAAGTTGTCCGGTGTGAAACGGTCCGGCAGCCACTTAAAAGGCACCCGGAATAATTCGCTCTGGGCTTTAAAAGCGCCCATGAATAAATAAAAAACAGGCAGGACAAACAACACACCTAAAACAATCAGGAATGCATATAGAAAAACCACTTCCAGACTGGGCAGGGCCTGCTTTGTCTTTCCTTTCGCTCTTGCCATATTACTTCTCCTTTCCTTATTCCTGCCCATGTACTTTGGGCAGAAAGGAATACCAGCATTTGGGGCAGAGTGGCGGCAGGCTTTAAGCGCTGCGGCCGCCAATGCCTGCTAAAGCCACCGATCCCTTACTGGCTGTTGTCAAGCTGCGCCTGGTATTTCTCCTGCAGCTTTCCTAATTCTCCTTCAATGTCCTGGATATTTCCGTAAATAACTCCTTCCCGGAAGGTAATAAGCACCTGGGAGAGCTCTGCGGAAACGGCGCACATGGCAGGAATTCCGTTTTTCGGCGAATTGGCTATTTTTCTTTCCAGAGCGTACATTTCATCCCCGTTTTTCGTTAAGCTAATGTTGTCAAATTCCTTGTCGCTGGTTGGAATGCTTCTCCACTGTGCAAAGTTATCTTCGTTTACGGCTCCTGACATGCAGAATTTAATAAATAAGGTGGCAAGCTCCGGATTCTTAGAGCCTTTGGGAATTGCAAATACATTGGTTCCGAATGGGGTGCTGTCCGCCCGTCCGCCTTCCGGCACCGGCACGCTGCAGACACGGAATTTAATATCAGGTGCATAAACCCGAAGGGCGTTGGAGAACCAGTTTCCGGTAATGGTCATGGCAACCTTTCCCGTCATAAAGGCGTGGTCAGGGGAGAACATTCCTCCAAGGCCGGAGGTAAAGGACGAGATCCGCTCCGGGTCGTATTTTTCCCCATAAGCCTGAAGCCATTCCATGCTGGCAACCATCTCCGGAGAGGTTAAGTTTAGACGGTTGGTTTCCGCATCATATACATTGGCCCCAAAGAAGAAAGGCAGAGTGAATGCGTCGCTCTTTAAATCCAGCCACGGGATTAAGCCAAACCTCTGATAGCTCCCATCCTCATTCTGTATGGTCATAGCCTCCGCCCAGGCATCTAACTCATCTAAAGTCCTGGGAGGATTATCCACATCAAGCCCTGCTTCCGCAGCAATATCCGGATTGTAATAAAGCAATATGACATTGGTATCCTGAGGAATTAAGTAAGGTTCATTTTTATAATAAATAATATCCTTACAGCCCTCAAAAAAGCTGTCTACGTCCAGGCCAACCTGGTTTAAATAAGTTTCCAGCATCTCAAAGCTTCCATTGGCCGCATAGGAATAAGCGGATACCGCCCTGTCACAGACAATCAGATCAGGAGCCTGGCCTCCGGCAATGGCGGATAACAGCTTTCCATTATCAATTCCCGCCCCTTCCGGCACAAACTGCACATTGCATTTGATTCCCTTGTCAGCATAAAGCTCGTTAAATGCATCTACCCGGCTCTGGTCCCAGACCTTAGAATCTCCGGTAAACCCGGACCAGTATTGAAACTCTCCGGTCAAATCCGTATCCTCTACTTCAATCCCCAACTCCTTCAGCCTGTCCGCAGAGGTTTTAACGGACTCCTGAGCTTTCTTTACATCTTCGCTTAAGTTTTGGCTTTCCTGGGCCTGGGCCGTCTGGGCCCCTCCTGCCTGTGTGCCTCCGGTCGATGAGCTGCCGCACCCTGCGAGTGCTCCTGCTGCCGTTACAAAGGCCAGCAAGCCTGCTGTTAATCTTCTTCTCATACCTTTCTCCTTTCCATCATTAATAAACTTAAATCAATGCTTTACCCCATACTTTTTACGGCTCGTATTTTACCTGTACAAAGGTTCCTAATTTCTCCCTGCTGTCAAATACCGTATAATTGCCTCCCTCGTATTCCCCGTAGTGGCGGACCGGCATACCGTTTTCTTCAAAATAATTTACCGCAGCCCCCCGGTCTTCCGTCATAAAAGCAATGTGATGAACACCGTCCCCGTTCTTTTCCAGAAAATCCTTCCACGAACTGGGTTCCTCGTCCGGCTCTGTGATTTCAAGCACTATCTGCCCCAGATCAAACACCGCAAGCCTAGCCCTGGTTTTGGTCGGCTTTCCCTGAAACTTCGTATGTGCCTCCGATTCCTCCGGCACACAAAATGGCGTCGGTTTTAGAACTCCAAACAGCTTTGCATACTCTTCCACTGTCTTGTCCAAATCCTTTACCACAAGCGCTACCTGGCATATGGTCTTCCCATCGATCACTCCCATTTTAACTCCTTTCTGCAGTTGGTCTTTTTCCTTTTTGGTATATTCAATATAACATTCTGGCTCCTGCATTTCTAACTATATATTGCTACTCATATATTAGTTATTGCTCACTTTTATGGGGAATTGCATTTTACAAATATATATATAGTATATTTTATTATATAAATCGCTATACTTTTATGCAATTTTCCTATATTTTAAAAGCAATTTTTGAACTATAATTAAAAAATATAGTAAGTATTATACAAACCCTGACAGAAGGAGCAGCCCTTTATGATTAAACCGGATTTATCAGAGCCTATGCAATTTATGCACGACATGTCCATCAATGTGTCTTACGGACATTTTTACTCCGTTTTCCCCACTCACTGGCACAACTTTATGGAGATTTTAGCACCTTTATCCGATGACATGTCCATTACCCTGGACAATGAAGTCTTTATGTTAAAAGCGAACCAGTTTGTCCTAATCCCTCCCCGCAACCTTCATTCTCTGACCAAAAACAGTCTAAGCCCCTGCCTGGTCGTCCAGTTTTCCGACTTGTTTTTACCTCAACTGCAGGATTTCATCCACCATAAGCAGCTTTTGTTCTGTCAGCCCATTCTGGAGGTAAGCGGCAGCGCTTCTTTTACGGAAAACCCTATAGATATTTTGTTAAAAATAAAAAAGCTCTACTACAGC is a genomic window of Lacrimispora sphenoides containing:
- a CDS encoding hydantoinase/oxoprolinase family protein, which gives rise to MSNRAIRIGIDVGGTHTKAVAIDNSTNEIVGKGSVMTTHHDENGVATGVVEAFKKCLSENDIKPEEVIFIAHSTTQATNALLEGDVAKVGVIGMSGGGLEAFFTKRQTKIKDIDLGTGKWINIDHSFMKTKDMTPDNVSSVINKMADQGDKVIVASKAFGVDNMKEERMVAEIAEGQGIPCTVASDITKLYGLTTRTRTACLNASILPKMLDTANSTERSVRAAKVTVPLMIMRGDGGVMEINEMKKRPILTMLSGPAASVIGALMYLRASNGIYFEVGGTSTNIGVIKNGRPAVDYSIIGGHRTYVNSLDVRVLGVAGGSMIRAKKGAIVDVGPRSAHIANMGYACFTEPELFEGAELYYIKPRENDPSDYVAIRLKNGESVTITNTCAANVLGILEDGDYAMGNYESSCKAMQLLADEVGLSIEDTARAVLQKACDKIKPVIEDLIDKYKIEREQIVLVGAGGGAGTLLTFTANEMNFKYQIPVNAEVISSIGVALAMVREMVERTIPNPTAEDIAALKKEAKALAMNSGAVEDSIEVYVEIDEQAQKVTAIAMGSTEVKTTDLMKNCDEEEALQIAAESIGLEQSKMKMAGSNGSIFVVTAEKDGKTPVRMIDKKGFVKVQRSNGTVLVTTKSRLREDLKLAWDKASNFSSEVRINPDCYIAAESRVIDYSGIPALEQVSGLAGVELIDIKEDAEIILVLARNEL
- a CDS encoding citrate transporter, with product MLDIITGILLLLVFVGLVVYCMKGGNLLIGFIATAVLWCIIGRVPINEVVSDVFQKPLDDYGKTIAIIIFGAWFGRILVDTGIAGYIIKKTVEFAGDRPLVTTLLLCITCNLLFTSVFGVGSVMAIGMIVLPILFSMGVEKRAALGAYMLSVAGGMYLNIAYVSQFEKVFGEEVASYNDNYIRFALMATAIHMVIMIAFVVYHHFKSSKRGRRRAWEAGVQDSYEEKPLGWYCFIVPFVPIAMVGIFKWQPVPAFLLGSFVGLLFTRNLRTYKTAVDKTQKTLYDGVADSGLLIGMLYSVNIFQGAATKVVPYLQTLLGDVVPKSEIVVLAAFCILAPLALFRGPLMIWGSGIALYSILNATGAFNPHFLYAIFLIPPVAIVASACPTQSWTMWGLSYAKVEPKQYIKTNLPWAWASLIAIEILIYFTIGRMV
- a CDS encoding sugar phosphate isomerase/epimerase family protein, with the protein product MKLGLSSSLEHKNPGEWARKLKELGCGCVNFPVDYSRGEALIQEYVEAARESGLVIAEVGAWCNPISPDKDVREAALIRCKEQLRLADRIGARCCVNVSGSRGERWDGPYKENLTEETWDLVVKSIQEIIDEVKPEHTYYTIEPMPWMVPMGPDEYLRLIKVVDREHFAVHMDVFNWITTLERYFNNEDFMEECFVKLGPYIKSCHLKDVALKQEFTLQFSETACGHGGLNLEKYACLAQAADPDMPMIIEHLEGDKAYVESLDYVKQRFSDMDEK
- a CDS encoding VOC family protein is translated as MNGVVGTELVCQVGFIVKDINEAKKKWAQFLGVEEPEATLCGEYEITQTEFMGQPAPEANSLLAFFDVGPGLQLELIQPNEAPSTWRNALNEMGEGIHHVAFHIKGMKMQEAVKRCEDFGMTLEQKGEYGDASGRYTYMNAYKDLKCIVELLESDK
- a CDS encoding Gfo/Idh/MocA family protein yields the protein MRNVNVGILGCGVISNTYIRDMKRFYTSLHLAACADVNVGLAKAHAEKYGIDSGCSPEELLAMEEVELIVNLTPPGLHGELNRKILEAGKHVYCEKPFALTVEEAKEVMALAKEKNLLIGSAPDTFLGSSLQTCRKLLDDGWIGTPLYATANMTSIGVETWHPAPENFYRKGAGPLYDMGPYYFTALAALLGPIESISAFGATGFSERTIYAGSHAGGQLSVETPTHYSGIARLSSGVIVSLNLSFDIWHSNLPNMEIYGTEGTLEVPDPNMSGGKPRIYRKERTLDPLYDDSIHTREKKGVSVEVPELYPHIGDYSRGSGVFDLACAVVEGRSPRGNVEMACHVVEAITGMMESAETKKIYEMKTSCERPLPLTMGAN
- a CDS encoding SDR family NAD(P)-dependent oxidoreductase, whose amino-acid sequence is MIGFITGASRGLGYELVKEGLLRGHTMIAACRKGLKGDGSGNLLRLKEQYGDRLFVLSMDVTDEEEIKRAAQAVRLQYGYIDFLVNNAGVLFEKMKMPGDAIEDLDIGRFRETLEVNVTGQALVLKYLIGLIYASGDACIMNISSEAGHLSPHGYNYLAYSVSKHALNMYTQKIRNYLAEEKADKHIRIYMVHPGRMNTVMGKENAQIPPSLPAVSILDILEKKTMVPDMDVPFINYKGEPMPY
- a CDS encoding carbohydrate ABC transporter permease, with translation MTIRKRELIYGLLFISPWLVGFLAFTLFPICSSLYYSLCEYQVIKAPVFIGLNNYKTMFQDNTFLKALSNTFYMVLFGVPITTITAVGISIIMNHKELKVTGPFRVVFFIPTLVPTVVASLLWIWVMQPETGIINRLLGYIGIRGPGWLSSIFWSKPALIIMMIWTCGNAIIIYLAGLQDIPVSLYESASLDGAGFFSQTLFVTIPLLRSTILYNVVTLIINVFQWFAEPYIMTNGGPDNSTMFYSLYLYQNAFSYFKMGYASAMAWILLLIALGIILVLFKVFRFGESDY
- a CDS encoding carbohydrate ABC transporter permease; this encodes MARAKGKTKQALPSLEVVFLYAFLIVLGVLFVLPVFYLFMGAFKAQSELFRVPFKWLPDRFTPDNFINMFRSIPFLLYFKNTMVIVFFNIVGSLISCSLTAYGFSRLRWPGRDKVFILVLVTMILPSQVTLVPLFLMFTKMRWVGTFLPLTVTCFFGNPFFIFLLRQFFTGIPQDISEAARIDGAGELTIFWRLVIPVAKPVLTTVAIFAFIRSWNDFLGPLVFLGRDQLYTLSLAASMLKSNLDPNWSVLLALGTVMVLPVLILFFVMQKYFIQGIAMSGIKG
- a CDS encoding extracellular solute-binding protein; its protein translation is MRRRLTAGLLAFVTAAGALAGCGSSSTGGTQAGGAQTAQAQESQNLSEDVKKAQESVKTSADRLKELGIEVEDTDLTGEFQYWSGFTGDSKVWDQSRVDAFNELYADKGIKCNVQFVPEGAGIDNGKLLSAIAGGQAPDLIVCDRAVSAYSYAANGSFEMLETYLNQVGLDVDSFFEGCKDIIYYKNEPYLIPQDTNVILLYYNPDIAAEAGLDVDNPPRTLDELDAWAEAMTIQNEDGSYQRFGLIPWLDLKSDAFTLPFFFGANVYDAETNRLNLTSPEMVASMEWLQAYGEKYDPERISSFTSGLGGMFSPDHAFMTGKVAMTITGNWFSNALRVYAPDIKFRVCSVPVPEGGRADSTPFGTNVFAIPKGSKNPELATLFIKFCMSGAVNEDNFAQWRSIPTSDKEFDNISLTKNGDEMYALERKIANSPKNGIPAMCAVSAELSQVLITFREGVIYGNIQDIEGELGKLQEKYQAQLDNSQ
- a CDS encoding VOC family protein yields the protein MGVIDGKTICQVALVVKDLDKTVEEYAKLFGVLKPTPFCVPEESEAHTKFQGKPTKTRARLAVFDLGQIVLEITEPDEEPSSWKDFLEKNGDGVHHIAFMTEDRGAAVNYFEENGMPVRHYGEYEGGNYTVFDSREKLGTFVQVKYEP